Proteins from a single region of Corylus avellana chromosome ca11, CavTom2PMs-1.0:
- the LOC132165367 gene encoding embryogenesis-associated protein EMB8-like, giving the protein MTLASTRLPTNPNPLFFSPKRHRFQLREFRVFRRRRLKTVPILSVQSQFQDLFHSLISQFPSLSSLEFVAPMTLGFASGVALHHSRSSKTNTLGVSDNIGEWILFTSPTPFNRFVLLRCPSVSFTGTELLEDVNEKLVKEDRHFVRLNSGRMRILQASSEEERLEYQRVCVGTEDGGVISLDWPANLDLEEERGLDTTLLLVPGTPRGSMETNVRSFVCEALKRGCFPVVMNPRGCAGSPLTTARYTVHQ; this is encoded by the exons ATGACTCTTGCCTCAACTCGGCTTCCCACCAATCCCAatcctctcttcttctcaccCAAACGACACCGCTTCCAACTACGCGAGTTCCGCGTTTTCCGACGCCGGAGGCTCAAAACGGTTCCTATTCTCTCAGTCCAATCCCAATTCCAAGACCTTTTTCACAGCCTAATCTCCCAATTCCCTTCCCTCAGCTCCTTGGAATTCGTCGCTCCTATGACGCTCGGTTTCGCCTCCGGCGTCGCTCTTCACCACTCGCGGTCGTCGAAGACGAACACGCTGGGAGTCTCGGACAACATCGGAGAGTGGATCCTGTTCACGAGTCCGACGCCGTTTAATCGGTTCGTGCTGCTGCGGTGCCCGTCGGTGTCGTTCACGGGGACCGAGCTGTTGGAGGATGTGAACGAGAAGCTGGTGAAGGAGGACAGGCACTTCGTGAGGTTGAACAGCGGGAGGATGAGGATTCTTCAGGCGAGCTCGGAGGAGGAGAGATTGGAGTATCAGAGGGTGTGTGTGGGCACGGAGGATGGCGGGGTGATATCGTTGGATTGGCCGGCGAACTTGGACTTGGAGGAGGAGCGTGGACTGGACACCACCTTGCTGCTTGTGCCAGGGACCCCACGGGGTAGCATGGAGACGAACGTGAGGTCCTTTGTTTGTGAGGCGCTCAAGCGCGGTTGTTTTCCGGTGGTCATGAACCCCAGGGGGTGTGCCGGTTCGCCTCTCACCACGGCGCG CTATACAGTTCATCAATAA
- the LOC132166504 gene encoding auxin-responsive protein SAUR76-like — translation MAKGGKLTKLKSVLKKWNSFSKQGRVNVSAVASADDDDSSTLARDLHPVYVGKSRRRYLVNSDVVDHPLFRELVERSGDSDDTINVACEVVLFEHLLWMLENADPQPESLDELVEFYAC, via the coding sequence ATGGCCAAAGGTGGCAAGCTGACGAAGCTCAAGTCAGTTCTTAAGAAATGGAACTCATTCAGCAAGCAAGGCCGAGTGAACGTCAGCGCCGTTGCCTCTGCTGACGACGACGATTCCTCCACCCTCGCCAGAGACCTCCACCCGGTCTACGTTGGCAAGTCAAGGCGGCGCTACCTTGTTAACTCCGACGTCGTTGACCACCCGCTCTTCAGAGAGCTTGTGGAGAGGTCCGGCGACTCCGACGACACCATCAACGTGGCATGCGAAGTCGTGTTGTTTGAGCACTTGCTTTGGATGCTCGAGAATGCTGATCCACAGCCCGAGTCATTGGACGAACTCGTTGAGTTCTATGCTTGCTGA